Proteins found in one Nocardia brasiliensis ATCC 700358 genomic segment:
- a CDS encoding esterase/lipase family protein: MTTAQVHHRRLIVYVPGLTERPGAIDGLFARLQREPGYGTGETIYWQFPDGIRRFSRGTLANRCRDLADRIDAYWTGPRKTPEIVLIGHSIGGIMHRYAYLQALRGIDGHRLPWAEAVTRIVLLAAPNRGLDPDRLPWWQRYPTKVLAPLLRRFTAVELICGAPFITNLRILWLREIAQLGNQAPIVVQVSGKKDRAVVKEDSRDLETLPTGVQKVVPGATHADVISVEAGLPEDYAGQRYEILRTAITEPIPPSNPEPLPAAEAAKTSVVFALHGIRSGNGEWPSELEAALLAADKNVLVVTPSYGRLSAYDFALPFTRRRNLRWFADMYSYHLARHPGIPFHFVGHSNGTYLFGQSLKQIPALEFQHVFLAGSVLPREFDWVRCADAGQIGSLVNICANQDKPVGWLCSGLRAFRMRDVGVGGFTGFDSVPPGTRQIRHIEGGHGAALVTARLSTVVDYVRTGEAGGEAHVVKPGRGFELMSRVAPRLAWATVAAVAGLSWLALSTMGILLGAAIVAGLLALTYTTLKVA, translated from the coding sequence ATGACCACCGCACAAGTGCACCATCGACGGTTGATCGTCTACGTGCCCGGCCTGACCGAGCGTCCCGGCGCGATAGACGGCCTGTTCGCGCGGTTGCAACGGGAACCCGGCTACGGGACCGGCGAAACGATCTACTGGCAGTTTCCGGACGGGATTCGCCGCTTCAGCCGCGGCACGTTGGCAAACCGGTGCCGGGATCTGGCGGACCGGATCGACGCGTACTGGACGGGGCCGCGCAAGACACCGGAGATCGTGCTCATCGGGCACAGCATCGGCGGGATCATGCACCGGTACGCCTATTTGCAGGCTTTGCGCGGGATCGACGGACATCGGCTGCCGTGGGCGGAAGCAGTGACCAGGATCGTGCTGCTGGCCGCGCCGAATCGCGGGCTCGATCCCGATCGGCTGCCGTGGTGGCAGCGCTATCCGACGAAGGTGCTGGCGCCGCTGCTGCGCCGGTTCACGGCGGTCGAATTGATCTGCGGCGCACCGTTCATCACCAATTTGCGGATCCTGTGGCTGCGCGAGATCGCCCAGCTGGGCAACCAGGCGCCGATCGTGGTGCAGGTCAGCGGGAAGAAGGACCGGGCCGTCGTCAAGGAGGACAGCCGCGATCTGGAAACGCTGCCGACAGGTGTGCAGAAGGTGGTGCCCGGTGCCACGCACGCGGACGTCATCAGCGTCGAAGCGGGCTTGCCCGAGGACTATGCCGGACAGCGGTACGAGATCCTGCGCACGGCGATCACCGAGCCCATACCGCCCAGCAACCCGGAGCCGCTGCCCGCCGCCGAGGCCGCGAAAACCTCGGTGGTGTTCGCCTTGCACGGCATCCGCTCGGGTAACGGCGAATGGCCGAGCGAGCTGGAAGCAGCGTTGTTGGCGGCCGACAAGAACGTGCTCGTGGTGACGCCCTCCTACGGCCGGCTGTCGGCCTACGATTTCGCGCTCCCGTTCACGCGCCGGCGCAACCTACGCTGGTTCGCCGACATGTACAGCTACCATCTCGCGCGCCACCCGGGCATTCCGTTCCATTTCGTCGGGCACAGCAACGGCACCTATTTGTTCGGCCAGTCGCTGAAACAGATTCCGGCCCTGGAGTTTCAGCATGTGTTCCTGGCGGGCAGCGTGCTGCCGCGCGAGTTCGACTGGGTCCGGTGCGCCGACGCGGGCCAGATCGGTTCGCTGGTCAATATCTGCGCCAATCAGGACAAGCCGGTCGGCTGGCTGTGCAGCGGACTGCGCGCGTTCCGGATGCGCGACGTCGGGGTCGGCGGATTCACCGGCTTCGATTCCGTGCCGCCGGGCACCCGGCAGATCCGGCACATCGAGGGCGGGCACGGCGCGGCACTGGTGACCGCACGTCTGTCGACCGTCGTCGACTACGTGCGCACCGGCGAGGCGGGCGGCGAAGCGCACGTGGTCAAGCCCGGCCGCGGCTTCGAACTGATGTCGCGGGTGGCACCCAGGCTGGCCTGGGCGACGGTGGCCGCCGTCGCCGGGCTGAGCTGGCTGGCCCTGTCCACGATGGGCATTCTGCTCGGCGCGGCGATCGTCGCCGGGCTGCTCGCGCTCACCTACACCACTTTGAAAGTCGCTTGA
- a CDS encoding lipase family protein, with protein sequence MRGSRLLAAVIVTVCGAVPSTSWATAVPLPEQDSFYTVPPDIADLPNGTILASRPIDAQSYFQPLAADAWQVQYKTIDNRDEPSAYIATILVPQQEWAGTGTRPLLSYQVAEDGVGTKCAPSYALRGGLGGGPSNSFSESGMIRIALQQGWAVVVPDYQGPNSDFSGADGYAHGVLDGIRAAKTFAPAAVGPAAPIGLWGYSGGAQASAVAAQAQSTYAPELTLSGAALGGVVADLAATLAGFSGGPMGGALVIGLAGLDRSYPDADVLRYVNESGRRMIAAGRSDCLLDAALAHPFLSAAELEAWPGSLTNNAELSRVIRWTSPLFRTGAPTAPVLVYHAINDEFAPIDSARSLAEKYCAAGTPVQRAENPLGEHGTEAAAGLPAALAYLSDRFSGRPAPSTC encoded by the coding sequence GTGCGGGGATCAAGATTGCTGGCTGCGGTCATCGTCACGGTGTGCGGCGCAGTGCCGAGTACCAGCTGGGCGACGGCAGTGCCGCTGCCGGAACAAGACTCGTTCTACACGGTGCCGCCGGACATCGCGGACCTACCCAACGGCACCATTCTCGCGTCGCGGCCGATCGATGCGCAGTCCTACTTCCAGCCGCTGGCCGCAGATGCGTGGCAGGTGCAATACAAGACGATCGACAATCGCGACGAACCCAGCGCATACATCGCCACCATCCTTGTGCCGCAGCAGGAGTGGGCCGGCACGGGCACTCGGCCATTGCTGTCGTACCAGGTCGCCGAAGACGGCGTCGGCACGAAATGCGCACCCTCCTATGCGTTGCGCGGCGGACTCGGCGGCGGTCCGAGCAACTCGTTCAGCGAGAGCGGGATGATACGCATTGCGCTCCAACAGGGTTGGGCCGTGGTCGTGCCCGACTATCAGGGTCCGAACTCCGACTTCTCCGGCGCGGACGGCTACGCACACGGCGTGCTGGACGGCATACGCGCCGCCAAGACGTTCGCGCCCGCGGCCGTCGGCCCCGCCGCTCCGATCGGCCTGTGGGGCTACTCCGGCGGCGCGCAGGCCAGCGCTGTCGCGGCCCAGGCGCAGAGCACCTACGCCCCGGAGTTGACACTGTCCGGTGCCGCGCTGGGCGGCGTGGTCGCCGATCTGGCGGCCACCCTGGCGGGTTTCAGCGGCGGGCCGATGGGCGGCGCGCTCGTCATCGGCTTGGCCGGCTTGGATCGTTCGTATCCGGACGCCGACGTATTGCGATACGTCAACGAATCCGGCCGCCGGATGATCGCCGCGGGCCGGTCGGACTGCCTGCTCGACGCCGCGCTCGCCCACCCGTTCCTCAGCGCGGCCGAGCTGGAGGCCTGGCCCGGCTCGCTCACGAACAATGCCGAGCTCAGCCGGGTCATCCGGTGGACCAGCCCACTGTTCCGGACGGGCGCGCCCACCGCGCCGGTGCTGGTCTATCACGCGATCAACGATGAGTTCGCCCCCATCGACTCCGCTCGGTCACTGGCCGAAAAGTACTGCGCCGCAGGAACTCCGGTGCAGCGAGCGGAGAATCCGCTCGGCGAGCACGGCACCGAAGCGGCAGCCGGGCTCCCCGCCGCCCTGGCCTACCTGTCCGACCGCTTCTCCGGCAGGCCGGCGCCCAGCACCTGCTGA
- a CDS encoding aldo/keto reductase: MPVSSPPDSPTDAPISGYGLGTAAVGRPGYITLGRELDLPAERTVDAMRARTHALLDAAWAAGVRYFDTARSYGRAEEFVGAWLTARPEVAAAATIGSKWGYTYTADWQASGVSAHEVKEHTVAVFDRQIRETRAALGEHLDVYLIHSVTPDSPALADPELHARLADLAATGVRIGLSTSGPAQAATVRAALDVTVAGAPLFAAVQSTWNLLDPSAGPALAEAHSAGWLVVVKEAMANGRLAGRNATGPDTAALRAVADRLGTGTDALALAAAAAQPWADIVLSGAATLDQLTSNLTAAEIDLTPADLSELAVLTESPETFWRTRAELPWA, from the coding sequence ATGCCCGTCTCCTCTCCTCCCGACTCCCCGACCGACGCGCCGATCAGCGGATACGGACTGGGGACGGCCGCGGTGGGGCGGCCGGGTTACATCACGCTCGGACGAGAACTGGACCTGCCCGCCGAGCGCACCGTGGACGCGATGCGCGCCCGCACGCACGCGCTGCTCGACGCCGCGTGGGCGGCCGGGGTGCGGTACTTCGACACCGCCCGCTCCTACGGCCGCGCAGAGGAATTCGTCGGCGCATGGCTGACGGCGCGGCCGGAGGTCGCGGCAGCGGCCACCATCGGCAGCAAATGGGGCTACACCTATACCGCCGACTGGCAGGCGTCGGGTGTCTCGGCCCATGAGGTCAAGGAACACACGGTCGCCGTGTTCGATCGTCAAATCCGGGAAACCCGAGCCGCTTTGGGCGAGCACCTGGATGTCTATCTGATCCATTCGGTCACCCCGGACAGCCCTGCGCTGGCCGACCCGGAGTTACACGCGCGACTGGCGGACCTGGCCGCGACAGGCGTCCGGATCGGGCTGTCGACCAGCGGGCCCGCCCAGGCGGCGACCGTGCGCGCGGCACTGGACGTCACCGTGGCCGGTGCGCCACTGTTCGCCGCTGTCCAGTCCACCTGGAACCTGCTCGATCCGTCCGCGGGACCTGCACTGGCCGAAGCACATTCGGCAGGATGGCTGGTGGTGGTCAAGGAAGCCATGGCCAACGGCCGGCTCGCCGGCCGCAACGCCACCGGTCCGGATACCGCTGCCCTTCGTGCGGTCGCCGACCGCCTCGGCACCGGCACCGACGCGCTGGCGCTGGCCGCGGCAGCCGCCCAACCGTGGGCCGATATCGTCCTGTCCGGCGCCGCGACCCTGGATCAGCTGACCTCCAATCTCACCGCCGCTGAAATCGACCTGACACCCGCCGACCTGAGCGAGTTGGCCGTACTCACCGAGTCCCCCGAGACGTTCTGGCGCACCCGCGCCGAATTGCCCTGGGCCTGA
- a CDS encoding epoxide hydrolase family protein, whose product MTEIEPFPVRIPERELQDLRERLDRVRLPEPETVTDGSQGIGSARLQRLLDGWRQHDWRALEQRWNALPHFRTRLYGLNIAFWHVRSPEAGAFPLVLTHGWPGSVLEFESMIGPLTDPVAHGGSATDAFDVVVPALPGFGFSERPRKTGWNPGRTARAWADLMTRLGYERFGAHGGDWGAFVSTELARLVPERVAALHLTMPIAAPTPEDIATADAAEQAMLARRDRFMMTGPTHVIAQGMLPQTIGYSLVDSPAGLAAWLSEALVAFSDTRSEAGGGVSVAQQLDDIALYWFTGTGAATARWYWEALRWTARSAAEQNGQAVLVPTACTVFPAEPFPVARRWAEHRYRNLTSWHEMEYGGHFPGWEHPDVLVSELRDAFRAIR is encoded by the coding sequence GTGACTGAGATCGAACCTTTTCCCGTGCGCATTCCCGAGCGCGAGTTGCAGGACCTGCGGGAGCGCCTCGACCGCGTGCGGCTGCCCGAACCGGAGACGGTGACGGATGGCTCGCAGGGTATCGGTTCGGCACGACTACAGCGACTACTGGACGGCTGGCGGCAACACGACTGGCGCGCGCTGGAGCAGCGCTGGAATGCGTTGCCGCACTTCCGCACTCGGCTGTATGGACTGAATATCGCGTTCTGGCATGTGCGTTCGCCGGAGGCCGGCGCCTTTCCGCTGGTGCTGACGCACGGGTGGCCGGGCTCGGTGCTGGAGTTCGAAAGCATGATCGGGCCGCTGACCGATCCGGTCGCACACGGCGGTTCGGCCACGGACGCTTTCGACGTGGTCGTACCGGCCCTGCCGGGTTTCGGGTTCAGCGAACGGCCACGGAAAACCGGCTGGAATCCCGGGCGGACCGCACGGGCCTGGGCGGATCTGATGACCCGGCTGGGGTACGAACGCTTCGGGGCGCACGGTGGCGACTGGGGCGCGTTCGTGAGCACCGAACTGGCCCGCCTGGTACCGGAAAGAGTTGCCGCACTGCATCTTACGATGCCGATCGCAGCACCGACACCCGAGGACATCGCTACGGCCGACGCCGCGGAGCAAGCCATGCTCGCCCGCCGGGACAGGTTCATGATGACCGGGCCCACCCATGTGATCGCCCAAGGCATGCTGCCGCAGACGATCGGCTACTCGCTGGTCGATTCCCCGGCCGGGCTCGCGGCCTGGCTGAGCGAAGCCCTGGTCGCATTTTCCGATACGCGCTCCGAAGCGGGTGGCGGCGTCAGCGTGGCGCAGCAACTGGACGACATCGCCCTGTACTGGTTCACCGGCACCGGAGCCGCCACCGCGCGCTGGTATTGGGAGGCGCTGCGGTGGACGGCGCGAAGCGCGGCCGAGCAGAACGGGCAGGCGGTACTGGTCCCTACTGCCTGCACAGTGTTCCCGGCCGAACCGTTCCCAGTTGCCCGGCGCTGGGCGGAACACCGCTACCGGAACCTCACCAGTTGGCACGAGATGGAGTACGGCGGGCACTTCCCGGGGTGGGAACACCCGGACGTACTGGTCAGCGAGCTACGAGACGCCTTTCGCGCGATCCGCTAG